A single region of the Candidatus Methylacidiphilales bacterium genome encodes:
- a CDS encoding TonB-dependent receptor plug domain-containing protein: MKTTRSFIFVVCTLSVAVYFAPSTIAAQNPATSQRSTIAQQSGAPKKLPDVVVRGSQLLPLTLPTLAVSRREIARIPGGAAVTDAERYKTQRVSNLRDALGLTPGVYVQSRFGAEEARLSIRGSGIQRTFHGRGIVLLQDGFRLNETDGGFDFQAIEPLVFSHIETYRGANALRYGATTLGGAINFISPTGYTAPLSTVRGEIGSYGYRRGLASVAGHNGNFDGYFAL; this comes from the coding sequence ATGAAAACCACCCGTTCATTTATTTTTGTCGTCTGCACGTTGTCTGTGGCAGTATATTTCGCACCTTCAACCATCGCCGCGCAAAATCCAGCAACATCGCAAAGAAGCACCATAGCACAGCAGAGTGGTGCTCCAAAGAAGTTGCCTGATGTCGTGGTGCGCGGAAGCCAGCTGCTACCCCTCACCCTGCCCACGCTAGCGGTGTCCCGAAGAGAAATAGCGCGCATTCCTGGTGGTGCAGCAGTCACTGACGCTGAGCGCTATAAAACGCAACGCGTGTCTAATCTTCGTGACGCTTTGGGATTGACGCCTGGCGTCTATGTCCAATCGCGTTTTGGGGCTGAGGAAGCGCGTCTTTCTATCCGTGGATCCGGCATTCAACGGACTTTTCACGGGCGTGGGATTGTTTTACTCCAAGACGGGTTTCGTCTTAATGAGACGGACGGCGGCTTTGATTTTCAGGCAATAGAGCCGCTTGTTTTCAGTCACATTGAGACCTACCGTGGAGCGAACGCGCTACGCTACGGAGCGACGACGCTTGGCGGCGCTATTAACTTCATTTCACCCACTGGCTACACAGCCCCGCTCTCCACTGTGCGCGGAGAGATCGGTTCTTATGGTTACCGTCGCGGGCTTGCTTCGGTAGCGGGACACAATGGAAACTTCGACGGTTATTTTGCGCT